One window of Candidatus Mycobacterium wuenschmannii genomic DNA carries:
- a CDS encoding NAD-dependent epimerase/dehydratase family protein encodes MTEKVLVTGGFGLVGSQTVRRLAADGHRVVVTDLGTPDQRTAAALLPSGVTTRWADLTKPDEVDCLLAEESPTAIVHLAALIIPAIFRNRELGRRVNVDATAALVRAAQSHPRPPRFILASSNAVYGSRNPHRHPERLTADSPVRASDLYGAHKIEAENLVRASNLEWVILRLGGVMSVVPGAIPFSRDALYFESTLPTDGRIHTVDVRDVATAFAAATTADVVGETLLIAGDDSHLLRQRDVGPALAAARGLSNVLPVGRPGDPDSEDDWFVTDWLDTTRAQQALSFQHHSWPAMLAEMRATTGWRRYPIALIAPLARAFLKRQAAYRDTPGRYADPWGAMRARLGDPRPE; translated from the coding sequence ATGACCGAAAAGGTACTGGTCACGGGTGGATTCGGCCTAGTCGGGTCGCAGACCGTGCGCCGACTGGCCGCGGACGGGCATCGAGTGGTCGTCACCGACCTCGGTACCCCGGATCAGCGCACCGCGGCGGCGTTGTTGCCGTCCGGGGTGACCACTCGGTGGGCCGACCTCACCAAGCCCGACGAGGTCGATTGCCTGCTCGCCGAGGAGTCGCCGACGGCGATCGTCCACCTCGCCGCGCTAATCATCCCGGCGATTTTCCGCAACCGCGAACTGGGTCGACGTGTCAACGTCGACGCTACCGCCGCGCTCGTGCGCGCCGCGCAGTCGCATCCACGACCGCCGCGCTTCATCCTGGCCTCGAGTAACGCCGTGTACGGGTCGCGCAACCCGCATCGCCATCCCGAGCGGCTGACCGCCGATTCCCCGGTGCGTGCGTCGGATCTCTACGGCGCCCACAAGATCGAGGCCGAAAATCTAGTACGCGCTTCGAATTTGGAGTGGGTGATCCTGCGACTCGGCGGGGTGATGAGCGTCGTACCGGGCGCGATCCCGTTCAGCCGGGACGCACTGTACTTCGAGAGCACGCTGCCGACCGACGGCCGGATCCACACCGTCGACGTCCGCGACGTGGCGACGGCTTTCGCCGCGGCGACCACGGCTGACGTTGTCGGCGAGACGCTGTTGATTGCGGGCGACGACTCGCATCTGCTCCGGCAACGGGACGTCGGGCCGGCGTTGGCGGCGGCGCGCGGGCTCTCGAACGTGCTGCCGGTCGGTAGACCGGGCGACCCGGACAGCGAGGATGACTGGTTCGTAACGGACTGGTTGGACACCACGCGCGCGCAACAGGCGCTGTCGTTCCAACACCATTCATGGCCAGCGATGCTGGCCGAGATGCGCGCGACCACCGGGTGGCGGCGCTACCCGATCGCGTTGATCGCACCGCTGGCCCGGGCGTTTCTCAAACGCCAGGCCGCGTATCGCGATACGCCGGGCCGCTACGCCGACCCGTGGGGCGCGATGCGTGCGCGACTCGGCGACCCCAGGCCGGAATAG
- a CDS encoding lysophospholipid acyltransferase family protein codes for MAGSNAENRETAKWDPEFTKQVANTVGPVIKQYHRAEVRNIENVPATGGALVVSNHSGGMLTPDVFIFSPAFYKKFGYDRPVYTLGHYGIFMGPLDGILRRLGVIEASRENASTALHSGAVVLVFPGGDYDSYRPTFANTIDFNGRTGYVRTAIEAGVPIVPTVSIGAQETQLFLTRGHWLAKKLGITKARMDILPISVGFPFGLSMIFPPNLPLPSKVVTEVLEPIDITKRFGKDPDVDTVDEYVRSVMQAALDRLAKQRRFPILG; via the coding sequence ATGGCGGGCAGCAACGCGGAGAACCGCGAGACGGCTAAGTGGGATCCCGAGTTCACCAAGCAGGTCGCCAACACCGTCGGCCCGGTGATCAAGCAGTATCACCGCGCCGAGGTGCGCAACATCGAAAACGTTCCGGCCACCGGCGGGGCACTGGTGGTGTCCAACCACTCCGGCGGGATGCTCACGCCGGACGTGTTCATCTTTTCGCCGGCGTTCTACAAGAAGTTCGGCTACGACCGTCCCGTCTACACACTCGGCCATTACGGCATCTTCATGGGACCGTTGGACGGCATCCTACGACGACTGGGCGTCATCGAGGCCAGTCGCGAAAATGCCTCCACAGCACTGCATTCCGGCGCCGTGGTGTTGGTGTTCCCCGGCGGGGACTACGACTCCTACCGGCCGACGTTCGCCAACACCATCGACTTCAACGGTCGCACCGGCTACGTGCGTACCGCGATAGAGGCCGGCGTTCCGATCGTGCCGACGGTCTCGATCGGCGCCCAGGAGACCCAGCTGTTCCTGACCCGCGGCCACTGGCTGGCCAAGAAACTGGGAATCACCAAGGCGCGCATGGACATTCTGCCGATCAGCGTCGGCTTCCCGTTCGGGCTGAGCATGATCTTTCCGCCGAACCTGCCATTGCCGTCGAAGGTGGTCACCGAGGTGCTCGAACCGATCGACATCACCAAGCGCTTCGGGAAGGACCCCGACGTCGACACGGTCGACGAGTACGTCCGTTCGGTGATGCAAGCCGCGCTGGACCGGTTGGCCAAGCAGCGCCGCTTCCCGATCCTGGGCTGA
- a CDS encoding WS/DGAT/MGAT family O-acyltransferase translates to MKRLNGMDAMLLYSETPNLHTHTLKVAIVDPEAADTEFSFEAFRHHLLRRLHLLEPLRYKLVDIPWRLHHPMWLENCDVDLDYHLHRVQVPAPGGRRELDAIIGEVASTPLDRSRPLWEFHIAEGLAGGRFALIGKIHHALADGVASVNLLARAMDLRGAPTDERDNDEAGVSPTTAGLLVAAGRDHIRQITDLPGLVGDAAKGFTRVRRRTKERGDHPDLADAFDAPPTFLNHVVSPQRRFATTALRLADVKATSKALGITVNDVVLATAAGALRRLLLHYDGKADRPIIASVPTATDKSDRVTGNEISGLSISLPVHVADPAERAQLVALATKIAKEDHEILGPKLYGQLMGYLPTAIAPAAFRWLGRRDAPNKMMNVAVSSVPGPRERGHFAGAPVSEIYSTGVLSPGAPVNITVWSYVDKLGVAVLTDDETFDDPHEATEALSAAFGELRCTAGLSAQDSPVDLMAEHALR, encoded by the coding sequence ATGAAACGACTCAACGGCATGGACGCCATGCTGCTCTACAGCGAGACGCCCAACCTGCACACCCACACGCTCAAGGTGGCGATCGTCGACCCTGAGGCCGCCGACACGGAATTCAGCTTCGAGGCGTTCCGGCACCATCTGCTGCGGCGGCTGCATCTCCTGGAACCGTTGCGCTACAAGCTCGTTGACATCCCATGGCGGTTACACCACCCGATGTGGCTGGAGAACTGCGACGTCGACCTCGACTACCACCTGCACCGGGTCCAGGTGCCCGCGCCCGGCGGTCGCCGCGAACTCGACGCGATCATCGGGGAGGTGGCGTCGACGCCGCTGGATCGCAGCCGCCCGTTGTGGGAGTTCCACATCGCCGAGGGATTGGCGGGCGGACGGTTCGCGCTCATCGGGAAGATCCATCACGCCCTCGCCGACGGCGTCGCCTCGGTGAACCTGCTCGCCCGCGCGATGGACCTCAGGGGCGCGCCGACCGACGAACGCGACAACGATGAGGCGGGCGTCAGCCCGACGACGGCAGGTCTGCTGGTCGCCGCCGGGCGCGATCACATCCGGCAAATCACCGATCTTCCCGGTCTGGTCGGCGATGCGGCGAAAGGCTTCACCCGGGTGCGCCGGCGCACGAAAGAGCGCGGAGATCATCCCGACCTCGCCGACGCCTTCGATGCCCCGCCGACGTTCCTCAACCACGTGGTGTCACCGCAGCGCCGGTTCGCCACCACGGCGCTGCGCCTGGCCGACGTCAAGGCCACCTCGAAGGCACTCGGTATCACCGTCAACGACGTGGTGCTCGCGACGGCTGCGGGTGCGCTGCGCCGGCTGTTGCTGCACTACGACGGCAAAGCCGACCGGCCGATCATCGCGTCGGTCCCCACGGCCACCGACAAATCGGACCGCGTCACCGGCAACGAGATCAGCGGGCTGTCGATTTCACTGCCCGTGCATGTCGCCGATCCGGCCGAACGGGCCCAGCTCGTCGCGCTGGCCACCAAGATCGCCAAGGAGGACCATGAGATCCTCGGCCCGAAGCTGTACGGACAGTTGATGGGTTACCTACCGACGGCGATTGCCCCCGCGGCGTTCCGCTGGCTCGGCCGGCGCGATGCGCCGAACAAGATGATGAACGTGGCGGTGTCCAGCGTGCCCGGGCCGCGCGAACGCGGCCACTTCGCGGGTGCGCCGGTCAGCGAGATCTACTCGACGGGGGTGCTGTCACCTGGTGCCCCGGTGAACATCACCGTCTGGAGTTATGTCGACAAGCTCGGCGTCGCGGTGCTCACCGACGACGAGACCTTCGACGACCCGCACGAGGCCACCGAAGCACTCAGTGCGGCATTCGGTGAACTACGTTGCACCGCTGGACTTTCCGCGCAAGATAGTCCGGTCGACCTGATGGCCGAGCACGCACTGCGCTAG
- the purS gene encoding phosphoribosylformylglycinamidine synthase subunit PurS, with protein sequence MARVVVHVMPKGEILDPQGQAIVGALGRLGHGGISDVRQGKRFELEVDDSVDDAALAEIAESLLANTVIEDWTVSREPQ encoded by the coding sequence GTGGCCCGGGTGGTTGTGCACGTAATGCCCAAGGGCGAGATTCTCGACCCGCAGGGCCAGGCGATCGTCGGTGCGCTGGGCCGGCTCGGCCACGGCGGCATCTCGGATGTCCGACAGGGCAAGCGGTTTGAGCTCGAGGTAGACGACAGCGTCGACGACGCGGCGTTGGCCGAGATCGCCGAGTCGCTTCTGGCCAACACGGTGATCGAAGACTGGACCGTCAGCCGAGAGCCGCAGTGA
- a CDS encoding ATPase: MTEMRELHVYDCALMGCRGMRLVLATALIAGGLLVTCVVAPAARADPETCPPTCDQIPATAWIPREAIPLSATYRWPSPAASAVVMTGGATPRFRFEEACATPPFPQDTRNSAVAARASVDKPVGQWQLRAEIMHWRGDTAHGGPVARSVFDLVAPSLRACQLGAPAESPSVTVDEPNRLAAVISGPTILHTYFVAHPESSTISELTLWGADPVQPPWPIISDAQVLDAMTGSVCAAYVGSC; the protein is encoded by the coding sequence ATGACCGAAATGCGTGAGTTGCATGTCTACGATTGTGCGCTCATGGGGTGCAGGGGCATGCGCCTAGTCTTGGCGACGGCGCTGATCGCGGGAGGCCTGCTGGTCACCTGCGTGGTGGCGCCGGCCGCGCGCGCCGATCCGGAGACCTGCCCGCCCACCTGCGATCAGATTCCGGCCACCGCCTGGATCCCGCGGGAGGCGATACCGCTCAGCGCGACCTACCGCTGGCCGTCGCCGGCCGCCTCGGCGGTGGTGATGACCGGCGGTGCTACGCCCCGATTCCGGTTCGAGGAAGCGTGCGCCACGCCGCCGTTCCCGCAGGACACCCGCAACTCCGCCGTCGCCGCGCGGGCATCGGTCGACAAGCCCGTGGGCCAATGGCAGCTACGGGCCGAGATCATGCATTGGCGGGGCGACACCGCACACGGCGGTCCGGTCGCGAGGTCGGTGTTCGACCTCGTCGCGCCGTCGCTGCGCGCCTGCCAGCTGGGCGCGCCCGCGGAGTCGCCGTCGGTAACCGTGGACGAGCCCAACCGACTTGCCGCGGTGATCAGCGGGCCGACCATCCTGCACACCTACTTCGTCGCGCACCCGGAGAGCAGCACGATCAGCGAGCTCACGCTGTGGGGGGCCGACCCGGTGCAGCCGCCCTGGCCGATCATTTCGGACGCCCAAGTGCTGGACGCCATGACGGGTTCGGTCTGCGCGGCATACGTCGGCTCCTGCTAG
- a CDS encoding MBL fold metallo-hydrolase has protein sequence MQLTHFGHSCVLADFGHTKVLFDPGNFSHGFEGITGLSAIVITHQHPDHVDEARLPALLDGNPDAALYADPQTTGQLSVPCQVVHVGDALSVGQLTIRALGGKHAVIHPEIPVIDNISYVIDDGQHAGSFMHPGDALFVPDEPIDVLATPAAAPWMKISEAVDYLRAVAPARAVPIHQAVVAPEARGIYYGRLTEMTDTDFQVLPEETGVTF, from the coding sequence ATGCAACTCACGCATTTCGGTCATTCCTGCGTTCTTGCGGATTTCGGCCACACGAAGGTTTTGTTTGATCCGGGCAACTTCTCGCACGGGTTCGAGGGCATCACCGGCCTGTCCGCGATCGTGATCACCCACCAGCACCCCGACCACGTGGACGAGGCGCGGTTGCCGGCGCTGCTGGACGGCAATCCGGATGCCGCGCTGTACGCCGATCCGCAGACCACCGGGCAACTTTCGGTGCCGTGCCAGGTTGTACACGTCGGTGATGCGCTGTCGGTCGGCCAATTGACGATCCGCGCGCTCGGCGGCAAGCACGCCGTCATCCACCCGGAAATTCCTGTGATAGACAACATTTCGTATGTCATCGATGACGGCCAGCACGCCGGCAGCTTTATGCATCCCGGCGATGCGCTGTTCGTGCCCGACGAGCCGATCGATGTGCTGGCCACTCCGGCCGCCGCGCCCTGGATGAAGATCTCCGAGGCGGTCGACTATCTGCGGGCGGTAGCGCCGGCCCGCGCGGTGCCGATCCACCAGGCGGTCGTCGCGCCGGAAGCGCGCGGCATCTACTACGGCCGGCTCACCGAAATGACCGACACCGACTTCCAGGTGCTGCCCGAAGAAACCGGCGTCACCTTCTAG